A window of Primulina huaijiensis isolate GDHJ02 chromosome 9, ASM1229523v2, whole genome shotgun sequence contains these coding sequences:
- the LOC140985004 gene encoding uncharacterized protein isoform X1: protein MDQNSTSNESLIARIEQLEKERDELHKDVEQLCMQQAGPGYLGVATRMHFQRTAGLEQEIENLKAKFAVCTRENQNLQEEISEAYRIKSQLADLHSAEVLKNIEAEKQLKFFQACVASAFAERDNAILEAEKAKEREELMPHELNKSQKRIEELTSELLEEKKLVTTLQIDVEKQKTQHAIFLKVVDKFYSIRQDYLENIVDTSLEEKCDCLLSDSGEMWRFENDEETSTSSYISSLESEIVVLKKGVDNLQNKLHVGLEIESHLKKKFKELQKSKSISEEKMRKQISALISFYSQYKISITNLLDEWRMELKSISDMVVEKVREIELSGEQNLKSSPIQAVELSGSECRDVHINTDSGRISSTKSLNPDLQIPNASGTCDASKAFAQALQEKVEALLLLSQQDERHLLERNVNAGLQKKIEELQRNLLQVTNEKVKALMELAQLKQEKYVLQEKISRDVIQGKHLSETGEQKLEKDGKLKNFLKRNYLSRWVGASEGNDAEACLNYEKPNFQMDFARMKIENATFKESLESMEHLLSSVRRLRKSLLKVKDSTGDKAERMNCYDSLDKTIAESRLVKIALGSSLPLSWSAETDGSHSEINDGGSYPGLEKVDFVSAAGFEMVDLLIFAAHVLKEHMAHQDQGECDPKMISET, encoded by the exons ATGGATCAAAATTCAACAAGCAACGAATCGTTGATAGCTCGCATTGAACAGTTGGAGAAGG AACGCGATGAGCTTCATAAAGATGTTGAACAGTTGTGTATGCAGCAAGCTGGACCTGGTTATCTGGGAGTGGCAACTCGAATGCATTTTCAGAG GACGGCTGGGTTGGAGCAGGAGATTGAAAACTTGAAAGCAAAGTTTGCTGTTTGCACAAGAGAAAATCAGAATCTACAAGAGGAGATATCAGAGGCTTATCGCATTAAA AGCCAATTGGCAGATTTACATAGTGCCGAAGTCTTAAAG AATATTGAAGCTGAGAAACAGCTTAAATTTTTCCAGGCTTGTGTTGCTTCTGCTTTTGCTGAGCGAGATAATGCAATTTTGGag GCTGAGAAAGCTAAGGAGAGAGAGGAGCTCATGCCACATGAGTTGAACAAATCTCAGAAAAG GATAGAAGAACTGACCTCTGAACTTCTTGAAGAAAAGAAACTAGTCACCACCCTCCAAATTGATGTAGAAAAGCAAAAAACTCAACATGCGATTTTCCTAAAG GTCGTTGATAAATTTTACAGTATCAGGCAGGATTACCTTGAAAACATAGTTGATACGAGCTTGGAAGAAAAATGTGACTGCCTTTTAAGCGATTCAGGTGAAATGTGGAGGTTTGAAAATGATGAGGAAACTTCAACCTCTAGTTACATT AGCTCTCTGGAATCAGAAATTGTCGTTCTGAAGAAAGGTGTGGATAATCTACAAAACAAGCTTCACGTG GGGCTGGAAATCGAATCCCATTTAAAGAAGAAATTTAAAGAATTGCAGAAAAGTAAA AGTATTTCTGAAGAGAAGATGAGGAAGCAAATATCAGCATTAATTTCTTTCTATTCTCAGTACAAAATTAGTATTACGAACTTACTAGATGAGTGGCGTATGGAGCTAAAATCAATCAGTGATATGGTGGTTGAGAAGGTGAGGGAGATTGAGCTAAGTGGTGAACAAAACCTGAAATCTTCTCCTATACAAGCTGTGGAATTAAGTGGGAGCGAATGCAGAGATGTTCATATCAATACTGACTCCGGTCGCATATCTAGTACTAAG AGTCTTAATCCCGACCTGCAAATTCCAAATGCTTCTGGAACCTGTGATGCCTCCAAGGCCTTTGCTCAGGCATTGCAAGAGAAG GTTGAAGCATTGTTACTTTTATCACAACAAGACGAAAGACACCTACTGGAGAGAAACGTGAATGCAGGTCTACAAAAAAAGATAGAGGAGCTTCAGAGAAATTTATTGCAG GTTACAAATGAAAAGGTAAAAGCTCTGATGGAGTTGGCACAGTTGAAGCAGGAAAAATATGTACTGCAAGA AAAGATCAGTCGGGATGTTATACAAGGAAAACATTTGAGTGAGACCGGTGAACAAAAGCTGGAGAAAGATGGGAAACTTAAAAATTTCCTGAAGAGAAATTATCTCAGCCGCTGGGTTGGAGCTTCAGAAGGAAATGATGCTGAAGCATGTCTGAATTATGAAAAGCCCAATTTTCAAATGGATTTTGCGAG gatgaaaattgaaaatgcaACATTTAAGGAGAGCTTGGAAAGTATGGAGCATCTGCTTTCTTCTGTGCGGAGACTTCGAAAATCGCTTTTGAAG GTTAAAGATTCAACTGGAGATAAAGCCGAACGTATGAACTGCTATGACTCTCTGGATAAAACAATCGCCGAATCAAGACTAGTGAAGATTGCCCTCGGCAGCTCTCTTCCCCTCAGCTGGTCTGCAGAAACAGATGGATCACACAGTGAGATAAATGATGGTGGGTCCTATCCTGGTCTTGAGAAAGTTGATTTTGtttctgctgctggatttgAGATGGTGGATCTCTTAATCTTTGCTGCACATGTCTTGAAAGAACATATGGCTCATCAAGATCAGGGAGAATGCGACCCAAAGATGATCAGCGAAACATGA
- the LOC140985004 gene encoding uncharacterized protein isoform X2 yields the protein MDQNSTSNESLIARIEQLEKERDELHKDVEQLCMQQAGPGYLGVATRMHFQRTAGLEQEIENLKAKFAVCTRENQNLQEEISEAYRIKSQLADLHSAEVLKACVASAFAERDNAILEAEKAKEREELMPHELNKSQKRIEELTSELLEEKKLVTTLQIDVEKQKTQHAIFLKVVDKFYSIRQDYLENIVDTSLEEKCDCLLSDSGEMWRFENDEETSTSSYISSLESEIVVLKKGVDNLQNKLHVGLEIESHLKKKFKELQKSKSISEEKMRKQISALISFYSQYKISITNLLDEWRMELKSISDMVVEKVREIELSGEQNLKSSPIQAVELSGSECRDVHINTDSGRISSTKSLNPDLQIPNASGTCDASKAFAQALQEKVEALLLLSQQDERHLLERNVNAGLQKKIEELQRNLLQVTNEKVKALMELAQLKQEKYVLQEKISRDVIQGKHLSETGEQKLEKDGKLKNFLKRNYLSRWVGASEGNDAEACLNYEKPNFQMDFARMKIENATFKESLESMEHLLSSVRRLRKSLLKVKDSTGDKAERMNCYDSLDKTIAESRLVKIALGSSLPLSWSAETDGSHSEINDGGSYPGLEKVDFVSAAGFEMVDLLIFAAHVLKEHMAHQDQGECDPKMISET from the exons ATGGATCAAAATTCAACAAGCAACGAATCGTTGATAGCTCGCATTGAACAGTTGGAGAAGG AACGCGATGAGCTTCATAAAGATGTTGAACAGTTGTGTATGCAGCAAGCTGGACCTGGTTATCTGGGAGTGGCAACTCGAATGCATTTTCAGAG GACGGCTGGGTTGGAGCAGGAGATTGAAAACTTGAAAGCAAAGTTTGCTGTTTGCACAAGAGAAAATCAGAATCTACAAGAGGAGATATCAGAGGCTTATCGCATTAAA AGCCAATTGGCAGATTTACATAGTGCCGAAGTCTTAAAG GCTTGTGTTGCTTCTGCTTTTGCTGAGCGAGATAATGCAATTTTGGag GCTGAGAAAGCTAAGGAGAGAGAGGAGCTCATGCCACATGAGTTGAACAAATCTCAGAAAAG GATAGAAGAACTGACCTCTGAACTTCTTGAAGAAAAGAAACTAGTCACCACCCTCCAAATTGATGTAGAAAAGCAAAAAACTCAACATGCGATTTTCCTAAAG GTCGTTGATAAATTTTACAGTATCAGGCAGGATTACCTTGAAAACATAGTTGATACGAGCTTGGAAGAAAAATGTGACTGCCTTTTAAGCGATTCAGGTGAAATGTGGAGGTTTGAAAATGATGAGGAAACTTCAACCTCTAGTTACATT AGCTCTCTGGAATCAGAAATTGTCGTTCTGAAGAAAGGTGTGGATAATCTACAAAACAAGCTTCACGTG GGGCTGGAAATCGAATCCCATTTAAAGAAGAAATTTAAAGAATTGCAGAAAAGTAAA AGTATTTCTGAAGAGAAGATGAGGAAGCAAATATCAGCATTAATTTCTTTCTATTCTCAGTACAAAATTAGTATTACGAACTTACTAGATGAGTGGCGTATGGAGCTAAAATCAATCAGTGATATGGTGGTTGAGAAGGTGAGGGAGATTGAGCTAAGTGGTGAACAAAACCTGAAATCTTCTCCTATACAAGCTGTGGAATTAAGTGGGAGCGAATGCAGAGATGTTCATATCAATACTGACTCCGGTCGCATATCTAGTACTAAG AGTCTTAATCCCGACCTGCAAATTCCAAATGCTTCTGGAACCTGTGATGCCTCCAAGGCCTTTGCTCAGGCATTGCAAGAGAAG GTTGAAGCATTGTTACTTTTATCACAACAAGACGAAAGACACCTACTGGAGAGAAACGTGAATGCAGGTCTACAAAAAAAGATAGAGGAGCTTCAGAGAAATTTATTGCAG GTTACAAATGAAAAGGTAAAAGCTCTGATGGAGTTGGCACAGTTGAAGCAGGAAAAATATGTACTGCAAGA AAAGATCAGTCGGGATGTTATACAAGGAAAACATTTGAGTGAGACCGGTGAACAAAAGCTGGAGAAAGATGGGAAACTTAAAAATTTCCTGAAGAGAAATTATCTCAGCCGCTGGGTTGGAGCTTCAGAAGGAAATGATGCTGAAGCATGTCTGAATTATGAAAAGCCCAATTTTCAAATGGATTTTGCGAG gatgaaaattgaaaatgcaACATTTAAGGAGAGCTTGGAAAGTATGGAGCATCTGCTTTCTTCTGTGCGGAGACTTCGAAAATCGCTTTTGAAG GTTAAAGATTCAACTGGAGATAAAGCCGAACGTATGAACTGCTATGACTCTCTGGATAAAACAATCGCCGAATCAAGACTAGTGAAGATTGCCCTCGGCAGCTCTCTTCCCCTCAGCTGGTCTGCAGAAACAGATGGATCACACAGTGAGATAAATGATGGTGGGTCCTATCCTGGTCTTGAGAAAGTTGATTTTGtttctgctgctggatttgAGATGGTGGATCTCTTAATCTTTGCTGCACATGTCTTGAAAGAACATATGGCTCATCAAGATCAGGGAGAATGCGACCCAAAGATGATCAGCGAAACATGA
- the LOC140985004 gene encoding uncharacterized protein isoform X3, with protein MDQNSTSNESLIARIEQLEKERDELHKDVEQLCMQQAGPGYLGVATRMHFQRTAGLEQEIENLKAKFAVCTRENQNLQEEISEAYRIKSQLADLHSAEVLKAEKAKEREELMPHELNKSQKRIEELTSELLEEKKLVTTLQIDVEKQKTQHAIFLKVVDKFYSIRQDYLENIVDTSLEEKCDCLLSDSGEMWRFENDEETSTSSYISSLESEIVVLKKGVDNLQNKLHVGLEIESHLKKKFKELQKSKSISEEKMRKQISALISFYSQYKISITNLLDEWRMELKSISDMVVEKVREIELSGEQNLKSSPIQAVELSGSECRDVHINTDSGRISSTKSLNPDLQIPNASGTCDASKAFAQALQEKVEALLLLSQQDERHLLERNVNAGLQKKIEELQRNLLQVTNEKVKALMELAQLKQEKYVLQEKISRDVIQGKHLSETGEQKLEKDGKLKNFLKRNYLSRWVGASEGNDAEACLNYEKPNFQMDFARMKIENATFKESLESMEHLLSSVRRLRKSLLKVKDSTGDKAERMNCYDSLDKTIAESRLVKIALGSSLPLSWSAETDGSHSEINDGGSYPGLEKVDFVSAAGFEMVDLLIFAAHVLKEHMAHQDQGECDPKMISET; from the exons ATGGATCAAAATTCAACAAGCAACGAATCGTTGATAGCTCGCATTGAACAGTTGGAGAAGG AACGCGATGAGCTTCATAAAGATGTTGAACAGTTGTGTATGCAGCAAGCTGGACCTGGTTATCTGGGAGTGGCAACTCGAATGCATTTTCAGAG GACGGCTGGGTTGGAGCAGGAGATTGAAAACTTGAAAGCAAAGTTTGCTGTTTGCACAAGAGAAAATCAGAATCTACAAGAGGAGATATCAGAGGCTTATCGCATTAAA AGCCAATTGGCAGATTTACATAGTGCCGAAGTCTTAAAG GCTGAGAAAGCTAAGGAGAGAGAGGAGCTCATGCCACATGAGTTGAACAAATCTCAGAAAAG GATAGAAGAACTGACCTCTGAACTTCTTGAAGAAAAGAAACTAGTCACCACCCTCCAAATTGATGTAGAAAAGCAAAAAACTCAACATGCGATTTTCCTAAAG GTCGTTGATAAATTTTACAGTATCAGGCAGGATTACCTTGAAAACATAGTTGATACGAGCTTGGAAGAAAAATGTGACTGCCTTTTAAGCGATTCAGGTGAAATGTGGAGGTTTGAAAATGATGAGGAAACTTCAACCTCTAGTTACATT AGCTCTCTGGAATCAGAAATTGTCGTTCTGAAGAAAGGTGTGGATAATCTACAAAACAAGCTTCACGTG GGGCTGGAAATCGAATCCCATTTAAAGAAGAAATTTAAAGAATTGCAGAAAAGTAAA AGTATTTCTGAAGAGAAGATGAGGAAGCAAATATCAGCATTAATTTCTTTCTATTCTCAGTACAAAATTAGTATTACGAACTTACTAGATGAGTGGCGTATGGAGCTAAAATCAATCAGTGATATGGTGGTTGAGAAGGTGAGGGAGATTGAGCTAAGTGGTGAACAAAACCTGAAATCTTCTCCTATACAAGCTGTGGAATTAAGTGGGAGCGAATGCAGAGATGTTCATATCAATACTGACTCCGGTCGCATATCTAGTACTAAG AGTCTTAATCCCGACCTGCAAATTCCAAATGCTTCTGGAACCTGTGATGCCTCCAAGGCCTTTGCTCAGGCATTGCAAGAGAAG GTTGAAGCATTGTTACTTTTATCACAACAAGACGAAAGACACCTACTGGAGAGAAACGTGAATGCAGGTCTACAAAAAAAGATAGAGGAGCTTCAGAGAAATTTATTGCAG GTTACAAATGAAAAGGTAAAAGCTCTGATGGAGTTGGCACAGTTGAAGCAGGAAAAATATGTACTGCAAGA AAAGATCAGTCGGGATGTTATACAAGGAAAACATTTGAGTGAGACCGGTGAACAAAAGCTGGAGAAAGATGGGAAACTTAAAAATTTCCTGAAGAGAAATTATCTCAGCCGCTGGGTTGGAGCTTCAGAAGGAAATGATGCTGAAGCATGTCTGAATTATGAAAAGCCCAATTTTCAAATGGATTTTGCGAG gatgaaaattgaaaatgcaACATTTAAGGAGAGCTTGGAAAGTATGGAGCATCTGCTTTCTTCTGTGCGGAGACTTCGAAAATCGCTTTTGAAG GTTAAAGATTCAACTGGAGATAAAGCCGAACGTATGAACTGCTATGACTCTCTGGATAAAACAATCGCCGAATCAAGACTAGTGAAGATTGCCCTCGGCAGCTCTCTTCCCCTCAGCTGGTCTGCAGAAACAGATGGATCACACAGTGAGATAAATGATGGTGGGTCCTATCCTGGTCTTGAGAAAGTTGATTTTGtttctgctgctggatttgAGATGGTGGATCTCTTAATCTTTGCTGCACATGTCTTGAAAGAACATATGGCTCATCAAGATCAGGGAGAATGCGACCCAAAGATGATCAGCGAAACATGA
- the LOC140985004 gene encoding uncharacterized protein isoform X5, producing the protein MAEKAKEREELMPHELNKSQKRIEELTSELLEEKKLVTTLQIDVEKQKTQHAIFLKVVDKFYSIRQDYLENIVDTSLEEKCDCLLSDSGEMWRFENDEETSTSSYISSLESEIVVLKKGVDNLQNKLHVGLEIESHLKKKFKELQKSKSISEEKMRKQISALISFYSQYKISITNLLDEWRMELKSISDMVVEKVREIELSGEQNLKSSPIQAVELSGSECRDVHINTDSGRISSTKSLNPDLQIPNASGTCDASKAFAQALQEKVEALLLLSQQDERHLLERNVNAGLQKKIEELQRNLLQVTNEKVKALMELAQLKQEKYVLQEKISRDVIQGKHLSETGEQKLEKDGKLKNFLKRNYLSRWVGASEGNDAEACLNYEKPNFQMDFARMKIENATFKESLESMEHLLSSVRRLRKSLLKVKDSTGDKAERMNCYDSLDKTIAESRLVKIALGSSLPLSWSAETDGSHSEINDGGSYPGLEKVDFVSAAGFEMVDLLIFAAHVLKEHMAHQDQGECDPKMISET; encoded by the exons ATG GCTGAGAAAGCTAAGGAGAGAGAGGAGCTCATGCCACATGAGTTGAACAAATCTCAGAAAAG GATAGAAGAACTGACCTCTGAACTTCTTGAAGAAAAGAAACTAGTCACCACCCTCCAAATTGATGTAGAAAAGCAAAAAACTCAACATGCGATTTTCCTAAAG GTCGTTGATAAATTTTACAGTATCAGGCAGGATTACCTTGAAAACATAGTTGATACGAGCTTGGAAGAAAAATGTGACTGCCTTTTAAGCGATTCAGGTGAAATGTGGAGGTTTGAAAATGATGAGGAAACTTCAACCTCTAGTTACATT AGCTCTCTGGAATCAGAAATTGTCGTTCTGAAGAAAGGTGTGGATAATCTACAAAACAAGCTTCACGTG GGGCTGGAAATCGAATCCCATTTAAAGAAGAAATTTAAAGAATTGCAGAAAAGTAAA AGTATTTCTGAAGAGAAGATGAGGAAGCAAATATCAGCATTAATTTCTTTCTATTCTCAGTACAAAATTAGTATTACGAACTTACTAGATGAGTGGCGTATGGAGCTAAAATCAATCAGTGATATGGTGGTTGAGAAGGTGAGGGAGATTGAGCTAAGTGGTGAACAAAACCTGAAATCTTCTCCTATACAAGCTGTGGAATTAAGTGGGAGCGAATGCAGAGATGTTCATATCAATACTGACTCCGGTCGCATATCTAGTACTAAG AGTCTTAATCCCGACCTGCAAATTCCAAATGCTTCTGGAACCTGTGATGCCTCCAAGGCCTTTGCTCAGGCATTGCAAGAGAAG GTTGAAGCATTGTTACTTTTATCACAACAAGACGAAAGACACCTACTGGAGAGAAACGTGAATGCAGGTCTACAAAAAAAGATAGAGGAGCTTCAGAGAAATTTATTGCAG GTTACAAATGAAAAGGTAAAAGCTCTGATGGAGTTGGCACAGTTGAAGCAGGAAAAATATGTACTGCAAGA AAAGATCAGTCGGGATGTTATACAAGGAAAACATTTGAGTGAGACCGGTGAACAAAAGCTGGAGAAAGATGGGAAACTTAAAAATTTCCTGAAGAGAAATTATCTCAGCCGCTGGGTTGGAGCTTCAGAAGGAAATGATGCTGAAGCATGTCTGAATTATGAAAAGCCCAATTTTCAAATGGATTTTGCGAG gatgaaaattgaaaatgcaACATTTAAGGAGAGCTTGGAAAGTATGGAGCATCTGCTTTCTTCTGTGCGGAGACTTCGAAAATCGCTTTTGAAG GTTAAAGATTCAACTGGAGATAAAGCCGAACGTATGAACTGCTATGACTCTCTGGATAAAACAATCGCCGAATCAAGACTAGTGAAGATTGCCCTCGGCAGCTCTCTTCCCCTCAGCTGGTCTGCAGAAACAGATGGATCACACAGTGAGATAAATGATGGTGGGTCCTATCCTGGTCTTGAGAAAGTTGATTTTGtttctgctgctggatttgAGATGGTGGATCTCTTAATCTTTGCTGCACATGTCTTGAAAGAACATATGGCTCATCAAGATCAGGGAGAATGCGACCCAAAGATGATCAGCGAAACATGA
- the LOC140985004 gene encoding uncharacterized protein isoform X4 produces the protein MVKLAEKAKEREELMPHELNKSQKRIEELTSELLEEKKLVTTLQIDVEKQKTQHAIFLKVVDKFYSIRQDYLENIVDTSLEEKCDCLLSDSGEMWRFENDEETSTSSYISSLESEIVVLKKGVDNLQNKLHVGLEIESHLKKKFKELQKSKSISEEKMRKQISALISFYSQYKISITNLLDEWRMELKSISDMVVEKVREIELSGEQNLKSSPIQAVELSGSECRDVHINTDSGRISSTKSLNPDLQIPNASGTCDASKAFAQALQEKVEALLLLSQQDERHLLERNVNAGLQKKIEELQRNLLQVTNEKVKALMELAQLKQEKYVLQEKISRDVIQGKHLSETGEQKLEKDGKLKNFLKRNYLSRWVGASEGNDAEACLNYEKPNFQMDFARMKIENATFKESLESMEHLLSSVRRLRKSLLKVKDSTGDKAERMNCYDSLDKTIAESRLVKIALGSSLPLSWSAETDGSHSEINDGGSYPGLEKVDFVSAAGFEMVDLLIFAAHVLKEHMAHQDQGECDPKMISET, from the exons ATGGTGAAATTG GCTGAGAAAGCTAAGGAGAGAGAGGAGCTCATGCCACATGAGTTGAACAAATCTCAGAAAAG GATAGAAGAACTGACCTCTGAACTTCTTGAAGAAAAGAAACTAGTCACCACCCTCCAAATTGATGTAGAAAAGCAAAAAACTCAACATGCGATTTTCCTAAAG GTCGTTGATAAATTTTACAGTATCAGGCAGGATTACCTTGAAAACATAGTTGATACGAGCTTGGAAGAAAAATGTGACTGCCTTTTAAGCGATTCAGGTGAAATGTGGAGGTTTGAAAATGATGAGGAAACTTCAACCTCTAGTTACATT AGCTCTCTGGAATCAGAAATTGTCGTTCTGAAGAAAGGTGTGGATAATCTACAAAACAAGCTTCACGTG GGGCTGGAAATCGAATCCCATTTAAAGAAGAAATTTAAAGAATTGCAGAAAAGTAAA AGTATTTCTGAAGAGAAGATGAGGAAGCAAATATCAGCATTAATTTCTTTCTATTCTCAGTACAAAATTAGTATTACGAACTTACTAGATGAGTGGCGTATGGAGCTAAAATCAATCAGTGATATGGTGGTTGAGAAGGTGAGGGAGATTGAGCTAAGTGGTGAACAAAACCTGAAATCTTCTCCTATACAAGCTGTGGAATTAAGTGGGAGCGAATGCAGAGATGTTCATATCAATACTGACTCCGGTCGCATATCTAGTACTAAG AGTCTTAATCCCGACCTGCAAATTCCAAATGCTTCTGGAACCTGTGATGCCTCCAAGGCCTTTGCTCAGGCATTGCAAGAGAAG GTTGAAGCATTGTTACTTTTATCACAACAAGACGAAAGACACCTACTGGAGAGAAACGTGAATGCAGGTCTACAAAAAAAGATAGAGGAGCTTCAGAGAAATTTATTGCAG GTTACAAATGAAAAGGTAAAAGCTCTGATGGAGTTGGCACAGTTGAAGCAGGAAAAATATGTACTGCAAGA AAAGATCAGTCGGGATGTTATACAAGGAAAACATTTGAGTGAGACCGGTGAACAAAAGCTGGAGAAAGATGGGAAACTTAAAAATTTCCTGAAGAGAAATTATCTCAGCCGCTGGGTTGGAGCTTCAGAAGGAAATGATGCTGAAGCATGTCTGAATTATGAAAAGCCCAATTTTCAAATGGATTTTGCGAG gatgaaaattgaaaatgcaACATTTAAGGAGAGCTTGGAAAGTATGGAGCATCTGCTTTCTTCTGTGCGGAGACTTCGAAAATCGCTTTTGAAG GTTAAAGATTCAACTGGAGATAAAGCCGAACGTATGAACTGCTATGACTCTCTGGATAAAACAATCGCCGAATCAAGACTAGTGAAGATTGCCCTCGGCAGCTCTCTTCCCCTCAGCTGGTCTGCAGAAACAGATGGATCACACAGTGAGATAAATGATGGTGGGTCCTATCCTGGTCTTGAGAAAGTTGATTTTGtttctgctgctggatttgAGATGGTGGATCTCTTAATCTTTGCTGCACATGTCTTGAAAGAACATATGGCTCATCAAGATCAGGGAGAATGCGACCCAAAGATGATCAGCGAAACATGA
- the LOC140985173 gene encoding uncharacterized protein — MRIRSFNFSSLKYCVFFRGASFRKNLLCEVYPNWHFICYHLLSNLTKKLRMLMISWGIPRTELGNSRTQSENHTTRPNAQLLMKFVWFLSFQVGLTVKGALWQEKKNS, encoded by the exons AATCCGaagtttcaatttttcttcCCTAAAATACTGCGTCTTTTTCCGTGGAGCAAGTTTCAGGAAGAACCTGCTATGTGAG GTTTATCCCAACTGGCATTTTATTTGCTATCATCTCCTCAGTAATTTAACAAAGAAGTTGAGAATGTTAATGATCAG CTGGGGCATTCCAAGAACCGAACTCGGGAACTCTCGCACCCAAAGCGAGAATCATACCACTAGACCAAATGCCCAATTGCTGATGAAATTTGTCTGGTTCTT ATCTTTCCAAGTTGGTTTGACCGTGAAAGGAGCTCTGTggcaagaaaagaaaaacagCTAG